The window CGCATATTTCACTGCATCTACGCCAATTTGCAGAATTTGGTCTTTGGATTTACTGAACTTTTTCTCCACGTGAATGTCAGAAGTGCCGAGCACCATGTGGATCATTGGATTTTCCGCATCTTTCACTGCGTGATAGACGGAATCAATATCTGCCTGCACTGCACGCGCGAGGGCAGTAATCATGATGTCGCTCGTGTTCCCTACTTTTTGGGCAACCGCCTGGACCGCGTCGAAATCACCTTGGGAAGAAGCCGGGAATCCCGCTTCAATAATATCGACGCCTAATTTTTTCAGTTGCTGTGCAATTTCTACTTTTTCATAAAGATTTAATTTCGCACCTGGTACCTGCTCGCCATCTCGTAACGTTGTATCAAACACCCAAATTTTTCTGCCCATTTCTCTGCACCCCTTCTAAATTTATGATAAAAAACAAAAAACCCCGCCTCTATATCGAAATATAGAGACGAGGTTCAACTCGCGGTACCACTCTAATTGACCTGTCCCTGGAGACAGATCCACTTATCGGCAGCCATCACTGCCTATCCCGATAACGGAGGAAACCGACATCCCTTACTGTACAAATTTCAGGGAGTGACTCCTGGATGAGTTCAAAATGCGCGCCTGCCGATTTTCACCAACCACCGACTCTCTACAAGGACACAGCTATTTTTACTAATTCCATTCTTAGTCTGCGATTTATATTGATTGCAATGATACATTGACTTTTTCGAATTGTCAATTGTTATTATAGAAATTATTCACTTTTTTAATTTCAAGATTCGTTGGCTTCTCAAGGGAAATCATTCAAACCAATTGGAATACATATTCTTTTTTGGTGCATTTATTTTTCAAGGAGCTGTCTAAAAAGCTGCAAAAATGAATCAGGCGGAGAAAATTGAGCCATTTTTCTTCCCCTTCCTTTTGCTGTTTCCTGTCCTTTTCTCAACATTTCCAGTTTCTTGGCGTTCCTGATGTCACTTTTATACTTTCACGCCTGTTCCTTGACATATCTGTCACAAGGGTTCAGATAATCGAAATGAGGCTCTATTTTTTCTCCACTGCTTACAGATAGTTATCTACGCATCCGTTTCCTGCATCAGCAAAGAATCACAGACAGCTTTTCTAGACGAGGGATGGAGCAGCGCGTATTTGGTAGATGTCGAGCAGAAATATGGCTCACTTAAAAACTGTAGATTCTTGTTTTATTAAAAAGTCAAAATCCGCGCCTAAATCGGCTTGTGTTACATGGTCGTGATATAATCTCTCATAACCTCTAGAAGGTTTTTCTTTTACTATGACCTTTTTCATTCTTTTCCTCATCTCTTCCTCACTAACATGTAGATTTAAACAGCATGTAACGGCATCAAGTTCGACAATATCTCCGTCTTCAACGATGGCTAATGGTCCACCTGCGGCAGACTCTGGTGAAACATGGAGCACTACAGCCCCGTCTGCAGTTCCACTCATCCTCCCATCCGAGATACGTAACATATTCCGAACACCTTTTTCCCACAACTTTTTTGGTATAGGAATTTTTGCATCTTCTGGCATTCCCGGCCCGCCGATTGGTCCCATTCCACGTAAAATAAGGACACTATCCGATTCCACCTCAAGGTGTGGACTATCAATTCGCTCTTTCATATCTTCTATTCCATCAAACACGACTGCAGGTCCCCTATGTTTCCAATATTCCTCAGGTACTGCCGACCTTTTGAACAATGCTCCATTAGGTGCTAATGACCCTTGTAGAATGGCTAGGCCTCCATTTGATTTAACCGGATTATCAAAGTCTTTTAATACTCCAGATGTACCCCCGGAAATGGTATTTATGATGTCTTCCCACGTCTGCCCTGTTACACTTTGGGTATCTAAGTGAAGTAAACGAGAAAGGTTCTTAAAGAGTGCTGGAATCCCGCCTACATCCTGTAAGTCTTCTAATTTGTATGGGCCCGAAGGAATGACAGATACCAATTGCGGGGTCGTCTCACTCCACTCTCTTAAGTTATCGAGGCCTAACCTCAATCCAATTCTTCCTGCGATGGCCTCCAAATGAATCACTGCATTTGTCGAACCCCCCAACGCACATACGATACGGAAAGCATTTTCCAATGCTTGTATGTTTACAATTTGGTCAGGTGTTCTATTGTTTTTGACTAGTTGCACAGCTACCTTGCCTGTATTTTCTGCCGCATGTTGCCGGCTTGAACAAGTGGATGGCAAGAAAGCCGTGCCGGGAATGGATAATCCTAACGCTTCTACAATAGCTGACATGGTCGAGGCTGTCCCCATCACATTGCAGGTGCCGAGGCCCGGGATAAGTTGATCCGTAAAGGCTTCCCATGATATTTCGTCGATCTCTCCCTTCTCCCTTTCCTCTTTCTTCTCCCATAGATTATGGATAGTGGTCACTTCTCCTTTATAGGTCGAAGTCGGACGAGGGCCTGCTGACATAGATATCATAGGTTTCCCAGCACTTAAAGCTCCCATAATTTGTGCTGGAACCGTTTTATCGCAACCGTTCAACAAGACGACTCCATCTATAGGGCTGCGTTTAATCATCTCCTCTACATCCATCGCCATTAAATTACGTAAATACAAAGAGGACGAGGTGTTTGTTTGTTCGTTTATGGAGATGGTCGGGAATTCAACGGGTATTCCACCGGCTGCTATGATCCCTTTTTTTACATTTTCCGCAATGAATTTCAAATTTAAATTACAAGGATTCAACTCGCTCCAACTATTGCAAATGCCAATAACCGGTTTACTTTTAAGGTCTTCTCTGCTATATCCTGCCCCTTGCATGAACGCCCTAGTAATAGAGCTCTCTATTGTATCGGCTCTCAAGTTCTTTCCGCTGATTGCTCTTTGATCCAATTAAAAGACTTCCTTTCATGATCGATTACTTCTCTTTATTTCTTAGCCTACCGAGGATATGAGTCTATCTTTTGTATTCTCACAGATTAAACCAGGCCTGCCATATAAGCTACAGACAACAAACAGATGGCGACAACTGATGCTACAAAAGCAGGGAAGGTAATGTATTTTAAACCTTGCTTCGTTGAAAGATTGAATAATAGGACATTCACCCAGAAACCACTATTATTTAAATGAGTGATAGCCAGCGAGCCCGCTCCTATGGACAAAGCGGTTAACTCGGGAGATAGTCCCAATACAGGCATCATAGGCATGATAATGCCAGCTGTTGTTAAGGCTGCTGTAGTCGCAGAACCTATCGTTGCCACAAGTACAGCTGAAAGTGCATATGGTATTAAAATATAAGGTACCGGACCCGAAGCGATAATCTCGGCTAACACGCCAACATTTTCGTTTTCCCGTATCAAATTAGCAATGGAGCCACTCAAACCTGTGACCAGTAACGGCAATAATGCTACCGCAGCACCGCGTGCTACCCATGAATTTGTAATCAACTGTATGAATGGAGTGTTTAGGTTAACTTCCTTGTCCTCTTTCATAGCAGAATCATACACCTTTTGTTTAAACATAAAGGCCAATAGGAAGACCATAACGACCCCGCTAAATAGAGCAACTACCCTGTCGCCCAGTACATTCATAACTTGGTTAATCGCCCCTCCGTCAGCAGTATATAAGTTAACTATTGAAGACGAGGCAATAAATATAATAGGTAGCAATATCGGAAGAAAAGCTAACGTATATGGTATTTCCTTCAGTTCCTTCCCATCAGATACTTCACCCGAAAACTTTGATAAAGGCTTGATAAATTCCTTGGCCGCCCATGATTTCAGAAGTAACCATGTGATGAAAAAGGAGATTAAGCTAATGATGATTCCGTACACAATAACCAAACCTATATCAGCTTCTAAATCCATAGCCGTTGCCAAAATACCTGGGGTTGGCGGGACAAGCGCATGCGTTAATAACAAGCCTAATCCGGTGAAGGTTACCATGGTAGACATCGATATTTTTTTAATATGTGCAATTCGTGAGGCAATCGGAGCAACTAGTAAGATGGTGATATCACCAAATACCGGGATCGATATGATAAATGCTGTAAGGGCGGATGCAAGTTCCATTCGCTTTCCCTTAAATAACTTGTCGAAAAAACCAACGATTGAATCGGCCGCTTTTAAATCAATCAGACCTATTGCTAATATGGCGCCCAAGATTATCGGGATACCCACGTTTCCAATGGTGGATCCAAATCCTGCATTCATTAAAGACATTGTTTTTAAGACAGGATAGCCAAAGCTAATCCCTAAAAAAGCGGATGTGACGATAAGTGCAAGAATAGGGTGCACCTTCAATGCAACTATCAAAAATATCAATATTGTAAAACTGATTATTAAAGCTATCAAAAATTGAGTCAGCATTTATTTATTACCCCCCTATGTGTTATTTGTGATAACGCAGCATGCTCCTAATAGATATTCATCTCCATGTCGTTCGTAAATGGAGTGTAAAAAAGAGTCGGGATCTTCACACCCCTTTCCCATAGTTCCTCATTTATACGTAAACGCATGATTCTGTTTTGACGGTGTCTTACAACATGAAATTAATAAGGGTCACAATTGGCAAGTGGGATAGTGGGGCTGCATCCTATCCGCGCAAGTCCCTTTGGCTGTAAGGAACTGTTGTTTTGACAAGTGTGCGTTTGCCGGAGTGTTCATGAATTATGTAAAATTCAAGCGATGTTGCCTCGATGAGCCCGCTTGAATGGTAACTCAACCCGCCCTATATCTGCTGATTAGTCGTTTACATGGATGTGGTTGATAAACACTTTCGAGATTTCTTCAAAGTTTCTAGACTTAAGCGTGTTAATTAAATTCCAATGGGTATTCGCCATACTGTGGAGTTTCACTTGAGAGTCATCGTAATTAATAAGATAATCTAACACGCGAATTCTCGTCCGTTGAGCGATTCCTTCCCAAATCTGTTTTAGAAATGGGGAGTCCGAAAATGTAATGATAGCTTCATGAAACTTTAAATCCCACTCTGTTACGTTAAATACTTCGTGTTTCTGAATCTCTGTTTCCATATTGGCGACAATACCCTCTAACGTTTGAAAGAAATTTTTATCATAGTAATCCAAATTATTCTGGATCGAATACAGTTCCAATTGTATTCGAATAGGGACAAGAAGTTCCGAGACCTCCTTTTCACTTACTCTTGCCACGACTTTTTTACGATTTGAATCTGATTCCACCAGTCCTATTGCTTCCAGGTCGCTCAATGCTTCACGAATGGGTCCTCGACTGATATCCAAATCCTCCGCCAGTTCAATTTCTTTTAGCCTTTCCCCCGGTTCAAGTACGCCTTTAATAATTCTAGTTTTTATGACGTCTGAAGCTTGTTGGCGTAAAGAAGAGCTGACGAATTGATCTTGTTTATCCTTACTAATGTCCTTCTCCTCCAATCTTCTAATTATTTAAAATATAATTGACACAGGTATTACTGTCAACATTCAATATACTTTGTTAACAATACATAAACTTTGTTGACATTTCACTAAAAAGCTCAACAAATGTAGCATTAATAACTGCTTTTTCCTCAAATAGAACCTACGCCATATCAAAAAGGGTTGGAAATCAAATTGATTTCCAACCCTTTTGTCTACAGTCTGACTTATAATCACGCACGAGCACCTTTTTGGTAATCGACGAATTTCTATATCCATTGGTCCATTACTTGACATACGTATAGCTAAGTTCATCCAGCTTCTCATCGTAATCTACATGGAGATCATGCCCATCGAAAAACCATAAGTCGTTCTCTTCGATAAATAACAATATCCCGCTATTCTTAACGCTTGCAACTGCACGAATTGGCTTATTTCTTGTAAACATTAATGAGAATCAAAATTGAACAGGGTCGACGCCTCCATATCTCCCATGGAATTTCACTGAATCTCCTTCTTTCAAACCAACCTCTTCTATAAACCAGTTAGCGGCCGCATCAGTTACAACTAACTCCATACAGTACAACCATCCTCTCCTGGAAAGTTAAAAGCACTACACCTTAAAATTTAATACAACCATCTAAATTATACTTAATTTGTTCTGTATTAAAACGAAGAGTATCATCAAAACCCAACCGCTTAATCCATATATCTCTTTTTAGATCTTTTTCTTTTGCTTCCAAAAAGCCGTGATAGGTATTCCCGTCACACTCTACTACAATCTTACAAAATTCACTATATACAAGAAAATCCAATATATAACTTGCATTCCATTTGTCTTTGTTGTCGTCGTAAACAGTATAAGAAGTCGAATAAATAAAGGAATCTTTGCCCTTCAGGTAAAAGATGGCTACCGATGGACACCTCATTTACGGAAGGAAACAAACAAGCGCAAATCCTCTTTTAAGGATAGGGCCCATTTCAAAAAAAAAAACCTTGGAAGCAGGTTTCCCTGCCCCCTAAGGTTTAGCTTCTGAGCTTTATTTTTTGGTTCTCAATCACATACACATCATCAGCCACCCGATCTATAAAGGTTCGGTCATGTGATACAAGAAGAACAGTACCCTCATATCTCTCTAGAAACTGTTCTAAGGCCTCAATGCAAAAAATATCAAGGAAGTTGGTTGGTTCATCTAAAACTAAAACATTGTATCTTCCTAAAAATAAACGGCACAACACAAGGCGAGTTGCTTCACCGCCACTTAGATTACGAACATTCTTTTTCAAGTCATTCCCTGCAAACCCCATCGAATGAAGAGCAGATCGAATTTCGATTTCTTCGTAGTCGCTTCTATCTTTTATAAACTCGATGACTGTTTCATCGTTAGTGAACTGATAATCCATCTGCTCATAAGCTCCAAAGACAACTTTAGGAGAAATTGTCAGTCCATCACCGTTTGATAAAATATGTCGAAGTAGCGTTGTTTTACCCGACCCGTTATTCCCCGTAATGGCAATCGTTCGACTCAATGGAAACTGAAAACTAGCTTCGCGTAGAAGCAATTTATCACCTGCTGAAAGCGTTAACCGATCTGTCATAATCGGAAATTTATTGTGGAGCTCAAGTGATTTTGGTTGGCGAAAACGAATGATGTTTTCTTCCTTTGGAGCTTCCACAGCATCCAATTTCTCCACCCTTTGCTCAATTGCTTTTGCCGCACGCTGTATGGCTTTTTGACTTGTTCCCTTTGACTTGGTCTCTATCATGCGATTCGCCTTTGCCTTCGGTTCCTTTTTCGAAGCCTTAGCTATTTTCTCAGCCTTTTTCATTTTTTCTTGGGCTGCTTTTTCAAGTCGACTCTTTTCCTTCATGTATTGTTCGTGAGCTTTGCCTTGCTGTTCTCGCTCCAAATTCTTCTGGGCAATGTACTCACTATAATTTCCGGAATATACGCTAACTTTTCCTTCATCTACTTCCCAAATGGTTGTTACCAATTCGTCTAATACAGCTCGATCATGACTGATTAACACCAGCGCACCATAGTAATACCTAAGTTCATCGAGCAAAAAGGAAATCCCCTCTTGATCCAGATGTGTTGTCGGTTCATCAATTAATAAGCACTCATAATACTGAGTGAACAATTGAGCAAGCTTCAACCTTGTCTGTTCACCACCACTCAACCCATCACCAGCGCCATGTACGTTCAATTTCCCTAGTAACCGAGGATCAGCCTCTACGGCTTTTGGTGCCTCTAATTGTTCAAAATATCCAACACTCACATGCCGATTTACTTTCCCCTTTGATGGTTGGGCGATACCCGCAAGCAACTTCAGTAAAGTACTCTTTCCTGCTCCATTTTTCCCGACAACACCGATCCGGTCAAATTGATGGACAGCTAAACGATCAATCTCTACTACTTTCTTATCAAGAAAGGTCACTTCCACATTTTCTAATTCAAAACATATTTGTTCCATAATAGCTACCTCCCGAAATCTACTCATTTCGTATCGATAGCTAACAATCGATACGAGCTTCTAAAACCAGCTCGTATCAATAGAATAATAAAAATGGCATTGTATTCTCCCCCTATTTAGATTTCATCGCTGCAATTCCATTTATTACAATTAAAACACCCATTATAGAAAATAGCGCAGCTACGCCGGCTAATTTAATCAATACACCTGCCAGTGCATAGCCTATCGGTACCGCTAATAATGATAGACTAGTTACAAAACCAAAAACTCTTCCCAGTAACTGTGGTTCGATTTCGGTTTGTATAAAAGCATAGAAGGGTCCTGAAAACAACGGTCCGGACAAGCCGACTAAACCAGCTAAAACAACAAAAATATAAAAGAGTGAGGGTGAGAGCAAACCAGAGATACTTAATGCAATCCCCATCAACATCATTCCCGCTGCCATTGTTTTAACCTTGTCAAATCGATCACCGAGCACACCTAATAGGGAGCCTCCTACAATTAAACCAACAGCAAAAACAACCTCGACGACACCAGCCTCGACAACCCCTCTTTCAAAATGATTCCGTGTTATAAGAGGGAAGTAAGTGCCAAGAGGAATGTATAGGACTGCAACAACCGCCATGACAAACGTAAGCTTTAACAAGACGGGGTGCTTTACAAGTGCCTCATATCCCTCTTTCATTTCAGCAAGAATGCCAGTAGTGCTTATTGTTGCTTCTCTTTGTACTTTCGGGATATGAATAAATAGCAGAATACTACTTGCTATCATCGCACCGAAAACATCTACCAATAGTACCCACTCAATTGAGCTTGCTGCTAATAATGACATCCCAACTGCCGGACCTGCGATATTGGAGATGGAACTTACTGTCTGCCCCCAACCGGCAACCTTTGTAAGATGTTCTT is drawn from Sporosarcina sp. FSL W7-1349 and contains these coding sequences:
- a CDS encoding GntR family transcriptional regulator — protein: MEEKDISKDKQDQFVSSSLRQQASDVIKTRIIKGVLEPGERLKEIELAEDLDISRGPIREALSDLEAIGLVESDSNRKKVVARVSEKEVSELLVPIRIQLELYSIQNNLDYYDKNFFQTLEGIVANMETEIQKHEVFNVTEWDLKFHEAIITFSDSPFLKQIWEGIAQRTRIRVLDYLINYDDSQVKLHSMANTHWNLINTLKSRNFEEISKVFINHIHVND
- a CDS encoding endonuclease domain-containing protein, whose amino-acid sequence is MRCPSVAIFYLKGKDSFIYSTSYTVYDDNKDKWNASYILDFLVYSEFCKIVVECDGNTYHGFLEAKEKDLKRDIWIKRLGFDDTLRFNTEQIKYNLDGCIKF
- a CDS encoding GntP family permease → MLTQFLIALIISFTILIFLIVALKVHPILALIVTSAFLGISFGYPVLKTMSLMNAGFGSTIGNVGIPIILGAILAIGLIDLKAADSIVGFFDKLFKGKRMELASALTAFIISIPVFGDITILLVAPIASRIAHIKKISMSTMVTFTGLGLLLTHALVPPTPGILATAMDLEADIGLVIVYGIIISLISFFITWLLLKSWAAKEFIKPLSKFSGEVSDGKELKEIPYTLAFLPILLPIIFIASSSIVNLYTADGGAINQVMNVLGDRVVALFSGVVMVFLLAFMFKQKVYDSAMKEDKEVNLNTPFIQLITNSWVARGAAVALLPLLVTGLSGSIANLIRENENVGVLAEIIASGPVPYILIPYALSAVLVATIGSATTAALTTAGIIMPMMPVLGLSPELTALSIGAGSLAITHLNNSGFWVNVLLFNLSTKQGLKYITFPAFVASVVAICLLSVAYMAGLV
- a CDS encoding MFS transporter encodes the protein MKNKWKRKFFAIYTGQFFSLLTSAAVQFSIIWWLTDTTGGSPLVLTLAGLAGFLPQALLGPVAGTITDRYSRKMMMILSDLTVASVTFALFVSMYFFEPSIQLVLLVLILRSIATAFHMPAMQASIPLMAPEEHLTKVAGWGQTVSSISNIAGPAVGMSLLAASSIEWVLLVDVFGAMIASSILLFIHIPKVQREATISTTGILAEMKEGYEALVKHPVLLKLTFVMAVVAVLYIPLGTYFPLITRNHFERGVVEAGVVEVVFAVGLIVGGSLLGVLGDRFDKVKTMAAGMMLMGIALSISGLLSPSLFYIFVVLAGLVGLSGPLFSGPFYAFIQTEIEPQLLGRVFGFVTSLSLLAVPIGYALAGVLIKLAGVAALFSIMGVLIVINGIAAMKSK
- a CDS encoding dihydroxy-acid dehydratase is translated as MDQRAISGKNLRADTIESSITRAFMQGAGYSREDLKSKPVIGICNSWSELNPCNLNLKFIAENVKKGIIAAGGIPVEFPTISINEQTNTSSSLYLRNLMAMDVEEMIKRSPIDGVVLLNGCDKTVPAQIMGALSAGKPMISMSAGPRPTSTYKGEVTTIHNLWEKKEEREKGEIDEISWEAFTDQLIPGLGTCNVMGTASTMSAIVEALGLSIPGTAFLPSTCSSRQHAAENTGKVAVQLVKNNRTPDQIVNIQALENAFRIVCALGGSTNAVIHLEAIAGRIGLRLGLDNLREWSETTPQLVSVIPSGPYKLEDLQDVGGIPALFKNLSRLLHLDTQSVTGQTWEDIINTISGGTSGVLKDFDNPVKSNGGLAILQGSLAPNGALFKRSAVPEEYWKHRGPAVVFDGIEDMKERIDSPHLEVESDSVLILRGMGPIGGPGMPEDAKIPIPKKLWEKGVRNMLRISDGRMSGTADGAVVLHVSPESAAGGPLAIVEDGDIVELDAVTCCLNLHVSEEEMRKRMKKVIVKEKPSRGYERLYHDHVTQADLGADFDFLIKQESTVFK
- a CDS encoding Msr family ABC-F type ribosomal protection protein, which codes for MEQICFELENVEVTFLDKKVVEIDRLAVHQFDRIGVVGKNGAGKSTLLKLLAGIAQPSKGKVNRHVSVGYFEQLEAPKAVEADPRLLGKLNVHGAGDGLSGGEQTRLKLAQLFTQYYECLLIDEPTTHLDQEGISFLLDELRYYYGALVLISHDRAVLDELVTTIWEVDEGKVSVYSGNYSEYIAQKNLEREQQGKAHEQYMKEKSRLEKAAQEKMKKAEKIAKASKKEPKAKANRMIETKSKGTSQKAIQRAAKAIEQRVEKLDAVEAPKEENIIRFRQPKSLELHNKFPIMTDRLTLSAGDKLLLREASFQFPLSRTIAITGNNGSGKTTLLRHILSNGDGLTISPKVVFGAYEQMDYQFTNDETVIEFIKDRSDYEEIEIRSALHSMGFAGNDLKKNVRNLSGGEATRLVLCRLFLGRYNVLVLDEPTNFLDIFCIEALEQFLERYEGTVLLVSHDRTFIDRVADDVYVIENQKIKLRS